One stretch of Pedobacter riviphilus DNA includes these proteins:
- a CDS encoding alpha/beta hydrolase family protein, with product MKSLKLFSTVFFMLVIHQLQAQEKPALGWKDVSKWTFNRPATLSPNGEWIALASGPVEGDLKMTIRKTNDTLSRNYPIGATANSISFSNDSKFAAFKVTLKDSEAKAAKKTNKPVYDKLLLVSLSDNKQTAFEKVKSFSFSEKSPEWIAIQFAPAENASKEKDAPKGTDVLLYNLISKKSYNLGNVSEFAFNKTGSQFAYVIDAAGQNGNGIFLRDMKTGITTALDNDKAVYQKLGWNEQGTAFALLKANKNDKYKDDVYSMLGFNKINGDLTNKVIYNGIDDKIFPANMGINTNATPFWSDDQTVLFLGVNTLTKKEEKKEEKKEDKKSDTLAKAKPEVKKDDIEKPDMIIWNWQDKRLQSAQQTQEMRDKNFSYLSAYRIADKKFIQLADSNMRSVSVNPKSLYAIGYDNSKYELMGNLDGQSYVDVYLINLKTFGKKLLFEKMYASNGGRLVVAPNGTLASYYVDGVFYSINLENGKTANLTGKIKSSFVDELDDHNVIKPATQNLGWSADSKYALIKDNYDLWKISADGNSATALSDNWKSKKTEVATRFRVDADEKGVDLSKDQYFAVFNTKNKKNGIGILPAGKSKINILFLDDNAYQSFAKAEQAKIFTYTKSNFQQSPDYYVSTTGNLSAAKKVTTNTPDQAKYAWSSGVKLIDYVSANGDSLQAAIYLPANYVPGKAYPTITYIYERLTDDLNTYTMPTFPGGGFNKAMYTSNGYAVLMPDIKYKLNDPGMSAVACVVPAVKAAIATGIVDEKNVAIHGHSWGGYQTSFLITQTNIFKAAAAGAPLTNMISMYSLIYWNSGGTNQAIFEASQGRLTPGYWDNWDAFARNSPVYHIKKVQTPLLLLHNDKDGAVDFTQGIEYYNGLRRLNKPVVMITYRGENHGIAKMPNRKDYAVRMMEYFDYMLKGKPAPEWWSKGVNRLDMEKHLEARAFDGGEEN from the coding sequence ATGAAATCCCTAAAACTGTTCTCCACCGTTTTTTTCATGCTTGTTATACATCAGCTACAGGCACAGGAAAAACCAGCATTAGGCTGGAAAGATGTTTCTAAATGGACTTTTAACAGACCTGCTACTTTATCGCCTAACGGTGAATGGATTGCCCTAGCCAGCGGACCGGTTGAGGGAGATCTAAAGATGACGATTAGAAAAACCAATGATACTTTAAGCCGCAATTACCCAATTGGAGCAACGGCCAATAGCATCTCATTTTCAAACGATTCAAAATTTGCTGCTTTTAAAGTTACACTTAAGGATAGCGAAGCTAAAGCGGCAAAGAAAACAAACAAACCAGTTTATGATAAACTCTTGCTGGTTTCATTGAGTGATAATAAACAGACGGCTTTCGAAAAGGTAAAAAGTTTTAGCTTTTCTGAGAAATCACCTGAGTGGATTGCCATCCAGTTTGCGCCTGCAGAAAATGCTTCGAAAGAGAAAGATGCACCGAAGGGTACCGACGTACTGCTTTATAACCTTATCTCAAAAAAAAGTTACAACCTTGGTAATGTTTCAGAATTTGCCTTCAACAAAACAGGAAGCCAGTTTGCTTATGTTATCGATGCTGCCGGGCAAAATGGAAACGGTATTTTTTTACGTGATATGAAAACAGGCATTACCACAGCGCTTGATAATGATAAAGCCGTTTATCAAAAACTTGGGTGGAATGAACAGGGAACTGCATTTGCCTTGCTTAAAGCTAATAAAAACGATAAATACAAAGATGATGTATACAGCATGCTTGGTTTTAACAAAATCAATGGAGATTTAACAAACAAGGTAATATATAATGGTATTGACGACAAAATATTCCCGGCTAATATGGGTATCAACACCAACGCCACTCCATTCTGGTCTGACGATCAAACGGTTTTGTTCCTTGGCGTTAATACATTGACCAAAAAAGAAGAAAAGAAAGAGGAAAAAAAGGAAGATAAGAAATCAGACACTTTAGCTAAGGCCAAACCAGAAGTTAAGAAAGATGATATCGAGAAACCTGATATGATTATCTGGAATTGGCAGGATAAGAGACTACAGTCAGCACAACAAACGCAAGAAATGCGTGATAAAAACTTTAGTTATCTAAGTGCTTACCGTATTGCGGATAAAAAATTCATCCAACTTGCAGATAGCAACATGCGCTCAGTTAGTGTAAACCCAAAAAGTTTATACGCGATTGGCTACGATAATTCAAAGTATGAGCTGATGGGAAATTTAGATGGGCAAAGTTATGTGGACGTTTATCTGATCAATCTTAAAACCTTTGGCAAGAAATTACTATTTGAAAAAATGTATGCCTCTAACGGAGGAAGACTTGTGGTTGCCCCAAACGGAACTTTAGCCAGTTATTATGTTGACGGTGTATTTTATAGTATTAATTTAGAAAACGGAAAAACAGCGAACCTTACGGGCAAGATTAAATCTTCTTTTGTTGATGAACTAGATGACCATAACGTAATAAAACCCGCAACGCAAAATTTGGGCTGGTCGGCCGATTCTAAGTACGCATTAATTAAAGACAATTACGATTTATGGAAAATCTCTGCTGACGGAAATAGTGCTACTGCATTATCTGATAATTGGAAAAGCAAAAAAACCGAAGTAGCCACCCGTTTCCGCGTTGATGCTGATGAGAAAGGTGTTGATTTAAGCAAAGACCAGTATTTTGCGGTATTTAACACCAAAAACAAGAAAAACGGTATCGGGATTTTACCTGCAGGTAAATCTAAGATCAACATTTTATTCCTAGACGACAATGCTTACCAAAGTTTTGCAAAAGCAGAACAAGCTAAAATTTTTACTTATACCAAAAGTAATTTTCAGCAATCTCCAGATTATTATGTAAGTACAACTGGTAATTTAAGTGCTGCCAAGAAAGTAACCACAAATACTCCAGATCAGGCTAAATATGCATGGTCTTCTGGTGTTAAGTTGATCGACTATGTAAGTGCAAATGGCGATAGCCTGCAAGCGGCCATTTATTTACCGGCCAATTATGTTCCCGGAAAAGCTTATCCTACTATTACATACATTTATGAAAGGTTAACTGATGACCTGAATACCTATACCATGCCTACGTTTCCTGGCGGAGGTTTCAACAAAGCGATGTACACCAGTAATGGATACGCTGTTTTAATGCCAGATATTAAATACAAGTTGAATGATCCGGGCATGTCGGCCGTTGCCTGTGTAGTGCCTGCGGTAAAGGCAGCAATTGCTACCGGAATTGTTGACGAAAAAAATGTGGCCATACATGGTCACTCCTGGGGAGGTTACCAAACTTCATTTTTAATTACCCAAACCAATATTTTTAAAGCTGCCGCAGCTGGAGCACCTTTAACCAACATGATCAGCATGTATAGCCTAATTTACTGGAATAGCGGTGGCACCAACCAGGCTATTTTCGAAGCCAGTCAAGGCAGGTTAACGCCTGGTTACTGGGATAACTGGGATGCTTTCGCCCGCAATTCTCCGGTGTATCACATCAAAAAAGTACAAACACCGCTATTGCTTTTACACAATGATAAAGATGGAGCTGTAGATTTTACTCAAGGCATTGAATATTACAATGGTTTAAGAAGGTTGAACAAACCTGTGGTGATGATTACCTATCGTGGAGAAAACCATGGTATTGCAAAAATGCCAAACCGTAAAGATTATGCCGTACGGATGATGGAATACTTTGACTATATGCTTAAAGGGAAACCTGCTCCTGAATGGTGGAGCAAAGGGGTAAACCGATTAGATATGGAAAAACACTTAGAGGCGAGGGCCTTTGATGGAGGCGAAGAGAATTAA
- a CDS encoding M20 family metallo-hydrolase, with product MLLENIQKESLDLLRQLIRIQSFSKKEDRTANLIAQFLEERGIKNQRKMNNVWAYNKHFDANKPTLLLNSHHDTVKPNSGYTRDPYDAAIEGDKLFGLGSNDAGGCLVSLIGTFLYYYEQEDLKYNICLAATAEEEISGNNGLELVLPDLGELEFGIVGEPTEMNLAIAERGLLVLDCVSHGKAGHAAREEGENAIYKALKDIEWFRNYQFPKVSEVFGPLKMTVTIINAGSQHNVVPANCTFTVDVRVTDAYTNEEVLEIIRANVDCDVTPRSIRLKPSSIDKNHPVVQAGVALGKTTYGSPTTSDQALLDIPSVKCGPGFSGRSHMADEFLYVREVAEGVEGYVNMLKPVINGK from the coding sequence ATGTTACTAGAAAATATACAAAAAGAAAGTCTGGATTTATTGCGGCAGTTAATCCGTATCCAGTCTTTTAGTAAAAAAGAAGACAGAACTGCGAATTTAATTGCCCAGTTTTTGGAAGAGAGAGGGATTAAGAACCAGCGTAAAATGAACAACGTTTGGGCTTACAACAAACATTTTGATGCTAATAAGCCAACCTTGTTGCTAAACTCGCACCACGACACGGTTAAGCCAAATTCTGGTTATACGCGCGACCCTTATGATGCAGCAATTGAAGGTGATAAACTGTTTGGTTTGGGCAGTAACGATGCCGGTGGTTGTTTAGTTTCGCTGATCGGAACGTTTTTATATTATTACGAGCAGGAAGATTTAAAATACAATATCTGTTTGGCAGCAACTGCCGAGGAAGAAATTTCGGGCAATAATGGCTTAGAATTGGTTCTTCCAGATTTGGGCGAACTGGAGTTTGGTATCGTTGGCGAGCCTACAGAAATGAATTTAGCTATTGCTGAACGAGGCTTGTTGGTATTAGATTGTGTGTCTCATGGAAAAGCCGGTCATGCTGCCCGTGAAGAGGGAGAGAATGCCATTTACAAAGCCCTAAAAGATATTGAGTGGTTTAGAAATTATCAGTTCCCTAAAGTATCGGAGGTTTTCGGCCCATTAAAAATGACGGTTACCATCATCAATGCGGGTTCGCAGCACAATGTGGTTCCGGCAAATTGTACTTTTACGGTTGATGTTCGTGTAACAGATGCCTACACCAACGAAGAGGTTTTAGAGATTATCAGGGCAAATGTTGATTGTGATGTTACCCCACGCTCTATCCGTTTAAAACCATCATCGATTGATAAAAACCACCCGGTTGTTCAGGCTGGTGTTGCCCTTGGAAAAACTACTTATGGCTCTCCTACTACTTCTGATCAGGCACTATTAGATATTCCATCGGTAAAATGTGGTCCGGGTTTTTCTGGCCGTTCGCACATGGCCGATGAATTTTTATATGTTAGAGAAGTAGCTGAGGGTGTTGAAGGATATGTTAATATGTTAAAACCGGTAATCAACGGTAAATAG
- the proC gene encoding pyrroline-5-carboxylate reductase, with amino-acid sequence MSKKIAIIGSGNIGLSLAKGLVKANFAQAADITLTRRNTDHLKSFAEVGFNISNNNKQAVADADIVILGVLPQQLNTVLDEIQTSIVQAKHLVISVISGVSCAAVREKLGDKVEVVRVMPNTAIAIGQSMTCIASDNASAENIADVTKMFETVGSVVKINEDLMTSATALCACGIAFFLRAIRAASQGGVEIGFHADEALKMAVQTAKGAADLLLLHGTHPESEIDKVTSPKGCTIAGLNEMEHNGFSSSLIKGIKLSALKAGNLYTKEG; translated from the coding sequence ATGTCAAAAAAAATAGCTATCATTGGTAGTGGAAATATCGGTTTATCTTTAGCCAAAGGTTTGGTGAAAGCCAACTTTGCCCAAGCTGCCGACATTACGCTTACCCGTAGAAACACCGACCACTTAAAATCTTTTGCTGAAGTTGGTTTTAACATTAGCAATAACAATAAACAGGCTGTAGCTGATGCTGATATTGTAATTTTGGGCGTTCTGCCCCAACAATTAAATACTGTTTTAGACGAAATCCAAACTTCAATCGTTCAGGCTAAACATCTGGTTATTTCGGTAATTTCGGGTGTGAGTTGTGCTGCTGTTAGAGAAAAGTTAGGTGATAAAGTTGAAGTGGTTCGTGTAATGCCAAATACGGCAATCGCCATTGGTCAATCTATGACCTGCATAGCCAGCGATAACGCATCAGCAGAAAACATTGCTGATGTAACCAAAATGTTCGAAACCGTAGGGTCTGTTGTGAAAATAAATGAAGATTTAATGACTTCTGCAACAGCACTTTGTGCTTGTGGTATTGCATTTTTCCTGAGGGCAATAAGGGCAGCCTCGCAAGGTGGGGTAGAAATCGGTTTTCATGCTGATGAAGCTTTAAAAATGGCTGTTCAAACGGCTAAAGGAGCGGCCGATTTGCTTTTATTACACGGAACACACCCAGAATCAGAGATAGATAAGGTAACTTCGCCGAAAGGTTGCACTATTGCTGGCTTAAATGAAATGGAGCATAACGGTTTTAGCTCATCGCTGATAAAAGGTATTAAACTTTCGGCCTTAAAAGCCGGAAATTTATATACTAAAGAGGGCTAG
- a CDS encoding Rossmann-fold NAD(P)-binding domain-containing protein: MKLFTSVHDVPSIKQFVNDALALKANPYAHQDLGKNKTLGLVFMNPSLRTRLSTQKAALNLGMNVMVMNMDKEGWALETQDGVVMNGSTVEHIREAAAVMGQYCDILGLRSFPKLNNREEDYSEDFFNKFVKYCAVPVVSLESATRHPLQSFADIITIHETWTKKPDGRKPKVVLAWAPHVKALPQAVPNSFAEWMCKAQAEGMIDFTIAQPEGYELSEDFTPNADIQYNLEEALAGADYVYVKNWSSYKEYGKVLTYPDGWMMNNEKLKFTNDAKVMHCLPVRRDLELSSEILDGPNSLVIHEAGNRLWAAQAVIKAMLEELK, translated from the coding sequence ATGAAACTTTTCACTTCCGTACACGATGTTCCAAGCATCAAACAATTTGTAAATGATGCACTTGCATTAAAGGCAAATCCTTATGCACACCAGGATTTAGGTAAAAACAAAACCTTGGGGCTGGTTTTTATGAATCCGAGCTTACGTACCCGGTTAAGTACGCAAAAAGCGGCCTTAAATTTGGGTATGAACGTAATGGTGATGAATATGGATAAAGAAGGTTGGGCTTTAGAAACTCAGGATGGCGTAGTAATGAATGGTTCGACCGTTGAACATATCCGTGAGGCTGCAGCTGTAATGGGGCAATATTGCGATATTTTAGGCCTGCGTTCTTTCCCAAAACTGAATAACCGTGAGGAAGATTATAGCGAAGATTTTTTCAATAAGTTTGTGAAATATTGTGCTGTACCGGTAGTAAGTTTAGAGAGTGCAACACGTCACCCTTTACAAAGCTTTGCCGATATTATTACCATTCATGAAACCTGGACAAAGAAACCAGATGGCCGCAAGCCAAAAGTAGTTTTAGCCTGGGCACCTCATGTTAAGGCATTACCTCAAGCTGTGCCGAATTCTTTTGCAGAGTGGATGTGCAAAGCTCAGGCAGAAGGTATGATCGATTTTACAATCGCTCAGCCAGAAGGTTACGAACTTTCGGAAGATTTTACACCTAATGCCGATATTCAGTATAATTTGGAAGAAGCTTTAGCCGGTGCCGATTATGTGTATGTGAAGAACTGGAGTAGTTATAAAGAGTACGGAAAAGTATTAACTTATCCTGACGGCTGGATGATGAATAATGAGAAATTAAAATTTACAAACGATGCTAAAGTTATGCATTGCTTGCCTGTACGCCGCGATCTGGAATTATCATCTGAGATTTTGGATGGACCAAATTCATTGGTTATTCACGAAGCCGGAAACCGTTTATGGGCCGCACAAGCGGTAATTAAAGCGATGTTGGAAGAACTAAAATGA
- a CDS encoding aspartate aminotransferase family protein: protein MNLFDVYPLNDIEITKAAGSNVWAANGQQYLDLYGGHAVISIGHTNPHYVNRLTDQLNKVGFYSNSVKIPLQVQLAAKLGEVSGKKDFQLFLCNSGAEANENALKLASFYNGRKKVIAFTGAFHGRTSLAVAVTDNPKIVAPVNQTENVIFLPFNNEVALEETFKAQGNEISAVIIEGIQGVGGIKEASKSFLQKIRSLCDEYNAVYIADSVQCGYGRTGSFYSHDYSGVEADVYSMAKGMGNGFPVAGISIAPKFKPWHGELGTTFGGNHLACAAALAVLEVMEKDNLIKNAEEVGNYLIAELKKFDQVVEVRGRGLMIGIELPAELAHVKKELLFTHHIFTGEAKPNVIRLLPALNLTKVHADEFLAAFGKLVK from the coding sequence ATGAACTTATTCGACGTTTACCCACTTAACGATATAGAAATAACAAAAGCGGCAGGCAGCAATGTTTGGGCTGCTAACGGACAACAATATTTAGATTTATATGGCGGTCATGCTGTAATTTCAATCGGGCATACTAATCCACATTATGTAAACCGTTTAACCGATCAATTAAATAAAGTTGGCTTTTACTCTAATTCAGTTAAAATTCCTTTACAGGTTCAGCTTGCAGCGAAACTTGGTGAAGTTTCTGGCAAAAAAGATTTCCAATTATTTTTGTGTAATTCTGGAGCTGAGGCAAATGAAAATGCTTTAAAGTTAGCTTCGTTTTATAACGGAAGAAAAAAGGTAATTGCTTTTACGGGTGCTTTCCACGGACGTACGTCTTTGGCTGTTGCCGTAACTGATAACCCTAAAATTGTAGCGCCGGTTAATCAGACCGAAAATGTAATCTTTTTGCCTTTTAATAACGAGGTTGCTTTAGAAGAAACTTTTAAAGCACAAGGCAATGAAATTTCGGCTGTTATTATTGAAGGTATCCAAGGTGTTGGCGGGATTAAAGAAGCGTCGAAAAGTTTCTTGCAGAAAATCCGCTCACTTTGCGATGAATATAATGCCGTTTACATTGCCGATAGTGTACAATGTGGTTACGGGCGTACAGGGTCGTTTTACTCGCACGACTATTCAGGTGTTGAAGCAGATGTGTACAGCATGGCAAAAGGAATGGGTAATGGATTTCCGGTAGCTGGAATCTCTATTGCACCCAAATTTAAACCTTGGCATGGAGAGTTGGGTACAACTTTCGGTGGTAACCATTTAGCTTGTGCTGCGGCTTTAGCTGTTTTGGAAGTAATGGAAAAAGATAACCTCATCAAAAATGCCGAAGAAGTTGGAAATTACTTGATAGCCGAACTGAAGAAATTTGACCAGGTAGTAGAAGTGCGTGGTCGTGGGTTAATGATTGGTATTGAGCTACCTGCCGAGCTGGCACATGTTAAAAAAGAATTATTGTTTACACACCATATTTTTACCGGCGAGGCAAAACCGAATGTAATCCGTTTATTGCCAGCATTAAATTTAACGAAAGTACATGCTGATGAGTTTTTGGCAGCTTTTGGTAAATTAGTAAAATAG
- a CDS encoding four helix bundle protein, with the protein MRDYQKLEVWKKSHLMVLHVYKVILPAFPPHEKYDLQSQVKRAAYSVPLNIVEGAGRRTEKDFAQFLDNALGSVQEMEYACFLAKDLEYLEESKYLEIYKMAGEVKAMLIGLIKHLRQ; encoded by the coding sequence ATGAGAGACTATCAAAAATTAGAAGTTTGGAAAAAATCACATCTAATGGTTTTACATGTGTATAAAGTTATTTTGCCTGCTTTTCCTCCTCATGAGAAATACGATTTGCAAAGTCAGGTTAAAAGAGCGGCATATTCTGTCCCACTAAATATTGTTGAGGGAGCAGGACGGCGGACCGAAAAAGATTTTGCCCAGTTTCTCGATAATGCGTTGGGCTCAGTACAAGAAATGGAATATGCTTGTTTTCTAGCGAAGGATTTAGAATATCTAGAAGAAAGCAAATATTTAGAAATTTATAAAATGGCCGGTGAAGTTAAAGCAATGTTAATTGGCTTAATTAAACACCTTCGACAATAA
- the argC gene encoding N-acetyl-gamma-glutamyl-phosphate reductase, translated as MKIKAGIIGGAGYTGGEMLRILINHPNVEIAFVNSTSNAGNLISDVHTDLIGDTDLKFVSDISQDIDVLFLCVGHGDAKKFLAANPISDNIKIIDLSQDFRLHEKSTFEKREFVYGLPELNRDKIKSAKNIANPGCFATCIQLGLLPLAAKGLIKNEVHINATTGSTGAGQGLSATSHFSWRNNNLSIYKAFEHQHLNEISESLLQLQPSLSEALSFIPQRGAFTRGILAAMYLESDLSLEEAQNIYEAYYSAHPFTHVSRKNIDLKQVVNTNKALVHIEKHGGKLFIISIIDNLLKGASGQAVQNMNLMFGLDETAGLRLKAANF; from the coding sequence ATGAAAATTAAAGCAGGAATAATTGGCGGCGCAGGTTATACCGGAGGCGAAATGCTACGTATTTTGATTAACCACCCAAATGTTGAAATTGCTTTCGTAAATAGCACAAGTAACGCTGGAAACTTAATTTCTGATGTACACACCGATCTGATTGGTGATACTGATTTAAAATTCGTGAGTGATATTTCTCAAGATATCGATGTATTGTTTTTGTGTGTTGGCCATGGTGATGCGAAAAAGTTTTTAGCTGCTAATCCGATTAGCGATAACATTAAAATCATCGATTTGTCTCAGGATTTCAGGTTGCATGAAAAATCTACATTCGAGAAGCGAGAATTCGTTTACGGACTCCCTGAGTTAAACCGTGATAAAATTAAATCGGCTAAAAATATTGCTAACCCTGGTTGTTTCGCAACTTGTATTCAATTGGGCTTGTTGCCATTGGCCGCTAAAGGCTTGATCAAGAATGAGGTTCATATTAATGCAACTACGGGGTCAACAGGTGCAGGACAGGGTTTATCTGCTACTTCTCATTTCAGTTGGAGAAATAATAACCTTTCTATTTATAAAGCATTTGAACACCAGCATCTGAACGAGATTAGCGAGAGTTTGTTGCAATTGCAGCCTTCGCTTTCCGAAGCTTTAAGTTTTATCCCACAACGCGGGGCATTTACCAGAGGTATTTTAGCAGCCATGTACCTGGAAAGTGATTTAAGTTTGGAAGAAGCACAAAACATCTACGAAGCATATTACAGTGCTCATCCTTTTACGCATGTAAGTCGGAAAAACATCGATTTAAAACAGGTTGTGAACACAAATAAGGCACTGGTACATATAGAAAAACATGGTGGTAAATTATTTATCATCAGTATCATTGATAACCTGTTAAAAGGTGCCAGCGGACAAGCGGTTCAGAATATGAATTTAATGTTCGGCTTGGATGAAACAGCGGGTTTGCGCTTAAAAGCCGCTAATTTTTAA
- the argG gene encoding argininosuccinate synthase yields MKKVVLAFSGGLDTSFCCIYLAQDRGLEVHSVIVNTGGFSDEELQEIEKRAYALGVKSHAVVDETESYYEGCIKYLVFGNVLKNATYPLSVSAERVSQATAIANYVKKIGADYVAHGSTGAGNDQVRFDMIFNILIPEVEIITPIRDLKLSREAEIEYLAGHGIEYSAEKARYSINKGLWGTSVGGKETLTSHETLPESAWPTQVSETESRKVELTFEKGELVAIDGEKLAPVRAIQKLQAIAQPFGIGRDIHVGDTIIGIKGRVGFEAAGPIIIIKAHHTLEKHTLTKWQLSWKEQLSSFYGNWLHEGQFHDPIMRNIEAFLTDTQKFVSGKVFVELLPYRFQIIGIESDHDLMSNKFGSYGEMNNAWSGEDVKGFSKIFGNQVMIWHKVNNEA; encoded by the coding sequence ATGAAAAAAGTTGTTTTAGCATTTAGCGGAGGCTTAGATACCTCATTTTGTTGTATTTACCTGGCACAAGACCGTGGATTGGAAGTTCACTCAGTAATTGTAAATACTGGTGGTTTTTCTGATGAAGAATTACAGGAAATCGAGAAAAGAGCATATGCTTTAGGTGTAAAATCGCATGCTGTTGTAGATGAAACTGAAAGTTACTATGAAGGATGCATTAAGTACCTGGTTTTTGGTAACGTATTAAAAAATGCTACTTATCCACTATCGGTAAGTGCAGAACGTGTTAGTCAGGCAACTGCTATTGCTAACTATGTGAAAAAAATTGGTGCAGACTATGTAGCTCATGGAAGTACCGGTGCAGGTAACGATCAGGTACGTTTCGATATGATCTTCAATATCCTTATCCCAGAAGTTGAAATCATTACGCCAATTAGAGATTTAAAATTATCACGCGAGGCAGAAATCGAATATTTGGCAGGTCATGGTATTGAGTATAGTGCCGAAAAAGCAAGATATTCGATCAACAAAGGTTTATGGGGAACTTCAGTAGGTGGAAAGGAAACTTTAACTTCTCACGAAACCTTGCCAGAAAGCGCCTGGCCTACACAGGTTTCGGAAACAGAATCGCGTAAGGTAGAATTAACCTTCGAAAAAGGCGAACTGGTTGCTATTGATGGTGAAAAATTAGCACCTGTTAGGGCAATCCAAAAATTACAGGCAATTGCTCAACCTTTCGGTATTGGTAGAGATATCCACGTGGGTGATACCATTATTGGTATTAAAGGCCGTGTAGGTTTTGAGGCTGCTGGTCCCATTATCATTATCAAGGCACACCATACTTTGGAAAAACACACCTTAACCAAATGGCAGTTAAGCTGGAAAGAACAACTTTCATCTTTCTATGGTAATTGGTTACACGAAGGTCAGTTCCACGATCCAATTATGCGGAATATTGAGGCTTTTTTAACTGATACACAAAAATTTGTGAGCGGCAAAGTGTTTGTAGAACTATTGCCCTACCGTTTCCAGATTATCGGAATTGAATCTGACCACGATTTAATGAGCAATAAATTTGGTAGTTACGGCGAAATGAACAATGCCTGGAGCGGAGAGGACGTTAAAGGGTTCTCTAAAATATTCGGTAACCAGGTAATGATCTGGCATAAAGTAAATAACGAGGCATAG
- a CDS encoding GNAT family N-acetyltransferase, with amino-acid sequence MDINEFIVQVALPEHRVFAEEIVTEMAESAKARGTGIAKRSPEYISNKMQEGKSVIAFHKDGSWAGFCYIETWSHGQFVANSGLVVSPKYRKAGLAKAIKNEIFGLSRRLYPKAKIFGLTTGLAVMKINSDLGYEPVTYSELTQDEEFWKGCQSCVNFEILKMKERKNCMCTAMLYDPAEKKHEVAKQFAEELQKKPKLYERFMRIKQRLVVKPKPKNGLKALLFLFTFLFK; translated from the coding sequence ATGGATATTAACGAATTTATAGTGCAGGTTGCACTTCCTGAACATCGTGTATTTGCAGAAGAAATAGTAACCGAAATGGCAGAATCGGCAAAAGCTCGTGGAACAGGCATTGCCAAGCGTTCACCAGAATATATTTCTAATAAAATGCAAGAGGGCAAATCGGTTATTGCTTTCCATAAGGATGGCTCTTGGGCAGGATTTTGCTATATAGAAACCTGGAGCCACGGACAGTTTGTGGCCAATAGTGGTTTGGTAGTAAGCCCCAAATACCGCAAAGCGGGATTGGCAAAAGCCATTAAGAATGAAATTTTCGGTTTATCGAGAAGGTTGTACCCCAAGGCAAAAATTTTTGGTTTAACAACTGGCTTAGCGGTGATGAAAATAAATTCAGACCTAGGCTATGAGCCTGTAACTTACAGCGAACTTACCCAGGATGAAGAATTTTGGAAAGGCTGCCAGAGCTGCGTAAACTTCGAAATTTTAAAAATGAAGGAACGCAAAAACTGTATGTGTACGGCTATGCTTTACGATCCGGCTGAAAAAAAACACGAAGTAGCCAAGCAATTTGCCGAAGAACTGCAAAAGAAACCCAAATTATACGAGCGTTTTATGCGCATTAAACAGCGTTTAGTTGTTAAACCTAAACCAAAAAATGGCTTAAAAGCCCTTTTATTTTTATTTACCTTTTTATTTAAATAG